In a single window of the Streptomyces sp. HUAS ZL42 genome:
- a CDS encoding ABC transporter ATP-binding protein, whose amino-acid sequence MASYGSRELLLSTAQRIRGPLTAIVVMMAGSAVLTLATPALLASAVAVALEGGDIVRPATLLGLAIVVGGLLEAVLALLGASAAGRAGVWLQTRTVRHLLTLGSRSPLPPGDATARVVQGAPSTANLPVALAGSVVSLTASLVALVLLWRMDWWSGLAFTLALPTVVLIAKRFIGGATAAQAEYLEAQSGIAARLLSALGGARTIRAAGTVGPESERVLRPLPELSAAGRSLWSLQRGAVWQLKLLTPLAQVVVLTVAGFGVSAGRVGPAELLAVSGYLTMASGALGQIDVLLQIAQVRAGTGRLAEILADPAPVSGTRQSPQDGPGAVRLRDVTVTRDGEPLLDHLDLDIPAGKSVGLVGRSGAGKSLVASLIGRLTDPESGHVLLDGVPVDELSLAELSRRVTYAFDQPALVGGTVHEAIAYGRAELTRADVTAAARAAHADSFIRRLPEGYDTPLDRAPMSGGERQRVGLARALVRPARVFVLDDATSGLDTVTEAEVTEAITTMLRDRTRLVVAHRAATAARCDLVAWLENGRVVAVAPHAELWQDGGYRAVFADGGDTTPAPQAPHGRETTRV is encoded by the coding sequence TTGGCCTCCTACGGCAGCCGTGAGCTGCTGCTGAGCACAGCACAACGCATACGCGGTCCGCTGACCGCGATCGTGGTCATGATGGCGGGAAGCGCCGTGCTGACCCTGGCCACCCCGGCCCTGCTCGCGTCGGCCGTGGCGGTGGCGCTGGAGGGCGGCGACATCGTCCGCCCGGCGACACTGCTGGGGCTGGCGATCGTCGTCGGCGGACTGCTGGAGGCCGTACTCGCCCTGCTGGGCGCCTCGGCCGCGGGCCGGGCGGGCGTATGGCTGCAGACCCGTACCGTGCGGCACCTGCTGACGCTGGGATCCCGCTCGCCCCTGCCGCCGGGAGACGCCACCGCCCGGGTGGTGCAGGGTGCGCCCAGTACCGCGAACCTGCCCGTCGCGCTGGCGGGTTCGGTGGTCTCGCTGACCGCTTCGCTGGTCGCGCTGGTGCTGCTGTGGCGGATGGACTGGTGGTCGGGCCTGGCCTTCACACTGGCGTTGCCCACCGTGGTACTGATCGCTAAGCGGTTCATCGGGGGCGCGACGGCCGCGCAGGCCGAGTACCTGGAAGCACAGTCGGGCATCGCGGCCCGGCTGCTGTCCGCGCTGGGCGGGGCACGTACGATCCGGGCCGCGGGCACGGTCGGCCCGGAGAGCGAACGCGTACTGCGCCCGCTGCCCGAGCTGTCCGCGGCGGGCCGGTCGCTGTGGAGCCTCCAGCGGGGTGCGGTGTGGCAGTTGAAGCTGCTGACCCCGCTGGCCCAGGTGGTGGTCCTGACGGTCGCGGGCTTCGGTGTGTCCGCCGGACGGGTCGGCCCGGCGGAACTGCTGGCGGTCTCCGGATACCTGACGATGGCATCCGGCGCGCTGGGACAGATCGACGTCCTGCTGCAGATCGCCCAGGTACGGGCGGGCACCGGCCGGCTGGCCGAGATCCTGGCCGATCCCGCGCCGGTGAGCGGTACCCGGCAGAGCCCGCAGGACGGCCCCGGCGCGGTCCGGCTGCGCGACGTGACGGTCACCCGGGACGGCGAACCCCTGCTCGACCACCTCGACCTGGACATCCCGGCCGGAAAGTCCGTGGGGCTGGTCGGCCGTTCGGGCGCGGGCAAGAGCCTGGTGGCCTCGTTGATAGGCCGGCTGACCGACCCCGAGTCGGGCCATGTGCTCCTGGACGGAGTGCCGGTCGACGAGCTGAGCCTGGCGGAGCTGAGCCGCCGGGTCACCTACGCCTTCGACCAGCCGGCTCTGGTCGGCGGGACGGTGCACGAGGCGATCGCGTACGGCCGTGCCGAGCTGACCCGCGCCGATGTGACGGCCGCGGCTCGAGCGGCGCACGCCGACTCCTTCATCCGGCGACTGCCGGAGGGGTACGACACCCCGCTGGACCGGGCGCCGATGTCCGGCGGCGAACGCCAACGCGTAGGTCTGGCCAGGGCGTTGGTCCGCCCGGCGCGGGTATTCGTGCTCGACGACGCAACCTCGGGACTGGACACCGTCACCGAGGCGGAGGTCACCGAGGCGATCACGACGATGCTCCGGGACCGCACCCGCCTGGTCGTCGCCCACCGGGCGGCCACGGCGGCCCGCTGCGATCTCGTGGCATGGCTGGAGAACGGACGCGTCGTGGCGGTCGCGCCGCACGCCGAGCTGTGGCAGGACGGCGGCTACCGGGCGGTCTTCGCGGACGGCGGGGACACCACCCCGGCGCCCCAGGCACCACACGGGCGGGAGACGACACGTGTCTAG
- a CDS encoding alpha/beta hydrolase family protein: MTPRIVSRGAVVFSAGALRAACLCKDDRGVGHLEVWELADDGPRRTLRVPLTHDMEMPQAVVLDDGRVLLSWHGLGGAQHYELLGEDGRRLALRTSETPLRLVPGLSRNDWIATAIATEADGSSTFYRVDADVSPTEVARVPGRIGGVAVTGGLLIVTAVLDGTPTPLVIDPDPPEDRRNRLLAELPPARACHVVLAGADQVLVAADTEAGMRLGLARTSGCAGIRLLDGPRVQDGVMSPVALDPEGTATATVVTRGARSELVLYDIESDTVQHVDMPPGQLDPVAAWTSRGLWLPFSSPTRPTAFGWVPPGGRELLPWQPEDPTGVVWTPGRLETFHGPAGPIEAVVYGPDWRTSRRVVIALHGGPNRHWTLGFDPLLQKLAAAGLAVIAPNQRGSTGYGKAHEDAIRDAWGGPDLADIRALRDTIGTVRAPDADRPAVYGISYGAFLALLAAAADPDGWSACVAVAPFRSAAKLYEEAYQPTRNLIDRLRGHGEVDDGLGPRDLDLLVPRIRARVLIAHGRLDETIPVSQSRALVHRLIDAGHGDITYREPANRGHMTFGMHEGDPLGPEITGFLARPDHLRAEPSASARGHDGRAGTTVVNGDCDQTTERGGETHGHGVRDRRSAALPGR; encoded by the coding sequence ATGACGCCTCGTATCGTCTCGCGCGGCGCTGTGGTGTTCTCCGCAGGCGCACTGCGCGCCGCGTGCCTGTGCAAGGACGACCGGGGCGTCGGCCATCTGGAAGTCTGGGAGCTCGCTGACGACGGTCCCCGGCGGACCCTGCGCGTCCCGCTCACCCATGACATGGAAATGCCTCAGGCCGTGGTGCTCGACGACGGCCGGGTGCTGCTCTCCTGGCATGGACTCGGCGGCGCCCAGCACTATGAGCTTCTCGGCGAAGACGGCCGACGGCTGGCGCTGCGGACCAGCGAAACGCCGCTTCGGCTGGTGCCGGGGCTGTCCCGGAACGACTGGATCGCCACGGCGATCGCCACCGAGGCAGACGGCTCTTCGACGTTCTACCGGGTGGATGCGGACGTGTCGCCCACAGAGGTGGCGCGCGTGCCCGGCCGCATCGGAGGGGTGGCCGTCACCGGCGGCCTGCTGATCGTCACCGCCGTCCTCGACGGCACGCCGACCCCCCTGGTCATCGATCCGGATCCGCCGGAAGACCGCAGGAACCGCCTGCTCGCCGAGTTGCCGCCCGCCAGGGCCTGTCATGTCGTACTCGCCGGCGCGGACCAGGTCCTTGTCGCGGCCGACACCGAGGCGGGGATGCGGCTGGGGCTGGCCCGCACCTCCGGCTGCGCAGGCATACGTCTCCTTGACGGCCCTCGCGTCCAGGACGGTGTCATGAGCCCGGTAGCGCTCGATCCCGAAGGGACGGCGACGGCCACGGTGGTGACCCGTGGAGCACGGTCGGAACTCGTCCTGTACGACATCGAGTCGGACACGGTCCAGCACGTCGACATGCCCCCGGGGCAGCTGGACCCCGTGGCGGCGTGGACCAGCCGCGGACTGTGGCTGCCGTTCTCCTCACCGACCCGGCCCACCGCCTTCGGCTGGGTTCCGCCCGGTGGCCGGGAGCTCCTGCCCTGGCAGCCGGAGGACCCCACCGGGGTGGTGTGGACGCCCGGGCGACTGGAGACCTTCCATGGCCCGGCGGGTCCGATCGAGGCCGTCGTGTACGGCCCGGACTGGCGGACCAGCCGCCGCGTGGTGATCGCCCTGCACGGCGGTCCGAACCGGCACTGGACGCTCGGCTTCGATCCGCTGCTGCAGAAGCTCGCCGCCGCCGGCCTGGCCGTGATCGCACCCAACCAGCGCGGCAGCACCGGATACGGAAAGGCCCACGAGGACGCCATCCGGGACGCCTGGGGCGGCCCCGACCTCGCCGACATCCGCGCCCTTCGCGACACCATAGGCACGGTCCGGGCACCGGACGCCGACCGCCCTGCGGTCTACGGCATCAGCTACGGGGCCTTCCTGGCCCTTCTCGCGGCAGCCGCCGATCCCGACGGCTGGTCGGCCTGCGTGGCGGTCGCCCCGTTCCGCTCGGCCGCCAAGCTGTACGAGGAGGCGTACCAGCCGACACGCAACCTGATCGACCGGCTGCGCGGCCACGGTGAGGTGGACGACGGCCTCGGACCGCGCGACCTGGACCTGCTGGTGCCGCGTATCCGGGCGAGGGTGCTCATCGCCCACGGTCGGCTCGACGAGACCATTCCCGTCTCCCAGTCCCGGGCACTGGTGCACCGGCTGATCGACGCGGGCCATGGCGACATCACCTACCGCGAACCCGCCAACCGCGGCCACATGACGTTCGGCATGCACGAGGGCGACCCGCTGGGACCCGAGATCACAGGCTTCCTGGCACGGCCTGACCACCTCCGGGCGGAACCCTCCGCTTCGGCGCGCGGGCACGACGGCCGCGCCGGGACCACGGTCGTGAACGGCGACTGCGACCAAACCACCGAGAGAGGAGGTGAAACACATGGACATGGAGTTCGAGATCGACGCTCTGCAGCTCTTCCAGGGCGATGA
- the lanL gene encoding class IV lanthionine synthetase LanL gives MNGPGAGGSRFPLQALVRLVLDDEGVQDWGLAEGDFWCRVGPVTEESKRIQGWKLHLSATPLSAPEVLHRAARVLVRKGCSFKFAARAEYVEELTSMRSDRAQCGKFITAYPHDDDQFRELAEELDFATAGLPGPAIQSDRPFRKGSIVHYRYGAFLGVPHVTNEGVRQVRLEAPDGNAVEDRRNPWFSPPPWAELPFPGAPGRPGVAPKTPKKVLLHDRYAVHEAIRHSARGGVYRALDQQTGQEVIVKQARAHVGGGYSGLDARDGLRAEAKALTELSGLGAELVELFDQDDHTFLVETVVPGVTLLGWLQERYSELEDQSLGLSCDLVRDTARRLAALLGDIHGRGLVYRDFTPNNVMVTPDGQLRLIDPEFLGKPGVWDHRAYTPGFAAPEYVSGPTYGPVPGQSMDLFALGAMLFQMATGMNPALPPDQPADQRTALERLDGLLALFTHRGAAAALLAPAIRGLCAQDPEQRWSLERLTAYLDETESQPEPVRPAATGPAAEPPASGLDPALTDRLIDDGLAHVLSTMAKGDAERLWDSTSFGATTDPCNVQHGAAGVLTVLTQADKVLAREDLCTAMADTAAWLDIRGDRQATTPLPGLYFGRAGTAWAVYDAARHLGDTALAERAARFALTLPVRWPNPDLFHGAAGAGLTQLHFWRATGRQEFLDRAADCADGVLAAAQHTDDGVFWPVPSDFDSSLAGITHLGYAHGVAGVGAFLLEAALATGREDCLDAARKAGETLASTAEHGPWGARWRVDRADEDGTGMLYHLCSGASGVGTFLIRLWRATDDPVMRELAEDAAKAVRHAHLSSGTSICHGLAGNGDFLLDMAQLLGGPYQRWAEDIAAALHARHALHEGRMLVPNETGMQVTADYGVGLAGVVAFLLRLRHGGTRPLMVDTAWPLPEQGTSIIGTAGALT, from the coding sequence GTGAACGGCCCTGGAGCCGGAGGCTCACGATTTCCGCTGCAGGCGCTGGTGCGCCTGGTCCTGGACGACGAGGGCGTGCAGGACTGGGGGCTGGCCGAGGGCGACTTCTGGTGCCGGGTGGGCCCGGTGACGGAGGAGTCGAAGCGGATCCAGGGATGGAAGCTGCACCTGTCGGCGACCCCGCTGTCGGCGCCTGAGGTGCTGCACCGCGCCGCACGGGTGCTGGTGCGCAAGGGGTGCTCGTTCAAGTTCGCCGCGCGGGCGGAGTACGTCGAGGAACTGACCAGCATGCGCTCCGACCGGGCTCAGTGCGGCAAGTTCATCACCGCCTATCCGCATGACGACGACCAGTTCCGGGAGCTGGCCGAGGAACTCGACTTCGCCACGGCCGGACTGCCGGGGCCCGCGATCCAGTCGGACCGTCCGTTCCGGAAGGGCAGCATCGTGCACTACCGGTACGGCGCGTTCCTCGGTGTCCCGCATGTGACCAATGAGGGTGTGCGGCAGGTCCGGCTGGAGGCGCCCGACGGCAACGCGGTCGAGGACCGGCGCAACCCGTGGTTCTCCCCTCCGCCCTGGGCGGAGCTGCCCTTCCCCGGTGCACCTGGCCGGCCGGGCGTGGCCCCCAAGACCCCGAAGAAGGTGCTGCTGCACGACAGGTACGCCGTCCATGAGGCGATCCGGCACTCGGCGCGAGGCGGGGTGTACCGGGCGCTGGACCAGCAGACGGGCCAGGAGGTCATCGTCAAGCAGGCTCGCGCCCACGTCGGCGGCGGGTACAGCGGGCTCGACGCGCGCGACGGGCTCAGGGCCGAGGCGAAGGCACTGACCGAGCTGTCCGGACTCGGCGCGGAGCTGGTCGAGCTGTTCGACCAGGACGACCACACCTTCCTGGTGGAGACCGTGGTACCGGGCGTCACCCTGCTGGGGTGGCTGCAAGAGCGTTACTCGGAGCTGGAGGACCAGAGCCTGGGGCTCTCCTGCGACCTGGTGAGGGACACCGCCCGCCGGCTGGCCGCTCTGCTCGGCGACATCCACGGCCGGGGCCTGGTGTACCGCGACTTCACTCCCAACAACGTGATGGTGACGCCGGACGGCCAACTGCGCCTGATCGACCCGGAGTTCCTCGGCAAGCCTGGAGTGTGGGACCACCGGGCCTACACCCCGGGGTTCGCCGCGCCCGAGTACGTGTCAGGGCCGACGTACGGCCCGGTGCCCGGGCAGAGCATGGACCTGTTCGCTCTCGGGGCGATGCTCTTCCAGATGGCGACCGGCATGAACCCGGCGCTGCCGCCCGACCAGCCTGCGGACCAACGCACCGCGCTGGAACGGCTCGACGGCCTGCTTGCCCTGTTCACGCACCGCGGCGCCGCGGCGGCGTTGCTGGCACCGGCCATCCGCGGGCTGTGCGCGCAGGACCCCGAACAGCGCTGGTCGCTGGAGCGGCTGACGGCGTATCTCGACGAGACGGAGTCTCAGCCGGAACCGGTGCGGCCGGCAGCCACCGGTCCCGCTGCGGAACCGCCGGCATCAGGCCTGGACCCGGCCCTCACCGACCGGCTCATCGACGACGGCCTCGCCCATGTGCTGTCCACCATGGCCAAGGGCGACGCCGAACGGCTCTGGGACAGCACGTCCTTCGGCGCCACCACCGACCCGTGCAACGTGCAGCACGGCGCGGCCGGCGTCCTGACCGTTCTCACCCAGGCCGACAAGGTCCTCGCCCGCGAAGACCTGTGCACCGCCATGGCCGACACGGCCGCGTGGCTCGACATCCGCGGCGATCGGCAGGCCACCACACCGCTGCCCGGTCTGTACTTCGGCAGGGCGGGCACCGCCTGGGCCGTGTACGACGCCGCCCGCCACCTGGGAGACACCGCACTGGCCGAACGCGCGGCACGGTTCGCCCTAACGCTGCCCGTCCGCTGGCCCAACCCGGATCTGTTCCACGGAGCAGCCGGAGCCGGCCTGACCCAGCTGCACTTCTGGCGGGCAACCGGTCGGCAGGAGTTCCTCGACCGTGCCGCGGACTGCGCCGACGGTGTGCTGGCCGCAGCCCAGCACACCGACGACGGGGTGTTCTGGCCGGTTCCGTCGGACTTCGACTCCTCCCTCGCGGGCATCACCCACCTGGGATACGCCCACGGCGTCGCCGGAGTCGGCGCCTTCCTGCTGGAGGCCGCGCTGGCAACCGGCCGGGAGGACTGCCTCGACGCGGCGCGCAAGGCGGGCGAGACCCTCGCAAGCACTGCCGAGCACGGTCCGTGGGGTGCCCGCTGGCGCGTCGACCGGGCCGACGAGGACGGCACGGGAATGCTCTACCACCTGTGCAGCGGCGCCTCGGGCGTGGGCACCTTCCTGATCCGGCTGTGGCGTGCGACCGATGACCCGGTGATGCGCGAACTGGCGGAGGACGCGGCCAAGGCCGTCCGCCACGCCCACTTGTCCTCGGGGACATCGATCTGCCACGGACTCGCCGGAAACGGCGACTTCCTCCTCGACATGGCCCAGCTGCTGGGCGGCCCGTACCAGCGGTGGGCCGAGGACATCGCCGCCGCCCTCCACGCACGGCACGCTCTGCACGAAGGTCGGATGCTCGTCCCGAACGAGACCGGTATGCAGGTCACCGCCGACTACGGGGTGGGGCTGGCCGGGGTGGTGGCGTTCCTGCTGCGGTTGCGTCACGGCGGAACGCGTCCCCTCATGGTCGACACCGCCTGGCCGCTTCCCGAGCAGGGTACGAGCATCATCGGGACGGCTGGCGCGCTGACATGA
- a CDS encoding DUF2637 domain-containing protein has translation MRNDLAGWAVSLSGQRTLDRRVRQVPSAAGKGRMRRRLEEAAGLAVGRRAVGLEVWLRPLCALVVAGAAACDSYVHQREFALQGGADTVSALLWPLSVDGLLLLATRRARSAIWLAFLLGVAVSLAANPHLGRDRSQDRRPAGAGRPDRQRTTSGRRPAGPADPGGQGPHCYRTRPLPRRPRRQPAAVLLPQPRHPAPGGAPALPRWHQHPPPRPERPRHQDIYPTKEEPGTSGPGSTTKAR, from the coding sequence ATGCGCAATGATCTTGCTGGCTGGGCTGTATCGCTCAGCGGGCAGCGCACGTTGGACCGACGAGTCCGCCAAGTTCCCAGTGCCGCAGGTAAGGGCCGGATGAGGCGGCGGCTCGAAGAGGCGGCGGGACTCGCTGTCGGCCGACGTGCAGTGGGTCTCGAAGTGTGGTTGCGGCCCCTGTGTGCGCTCGTCGTCGCAGGGGCCGCCGCCTGCGATTCGTACGTGCATCAGCGGGAGTTCGCTCTGCAAGGCGGAGCGGACACGGTGAGTGCTTTGTTGTGGCCCCTGTCGGTGGACGGCCTCTTGCTCCTTGCCACCCGCCGAGCTCGATCGGCCATCTGGTTGGCCTTCTTGCTGGGAGTTGCCGTCTCCCTCGCCGCGAACCCTCACCTGGGCCGTGACCGATCCCAAGATCGACGACCGGCAGGTGCCGGCCGCCCTGATCGGCAACGAACCACATCTGGCCGCCGCCCGGCCGGGCCGGCTGATCCTGGCGGACAAGGGCCACATTGCTACCGAACTCGACCGCTTCCTCGCCGCCCGCGGCGTCAGCCTGCTGCGGTCCTCCTACCGCAACCGCGGCATCCCGCACCCGGCGGAGCCCCTGCCCTTCCGCGATGGCACCAGCACCCGCCCCCGAGACCCGAACGACCCCGCCACCAGGACATATACCCAACAAAAGAGGAACCCGGCACTAGCGGGCCAGGTTCAACCACCAAGGCGCGCTGA
- a CDS encoding glycoside hydrolase family 43 protein, translated as MSTRPPTPSRRTLLRAMAVLPASAVLLGEAPGLLGSAFAAAPPSGSATRYTIVPFLNSNDGTVNVYQSDDATDFRLVKSSAYTPPSNRIRDASAFKHTDGYYYITYTTHTWQDVSTTIGFARSADRVNWTFLYDYTVPISNLSRAWAPEWFVDSDGSVNIIVSCSVTSDQWIFTPYLLKATNSSLTAWSSPVALSGIGPNHIDTFIVKIGSTYHAFTKNETTKYIEYGTASNLTGPYTITKTGNWAGWGSYREGPALVQLDNGGWRLFFDGYGDGNYYYSDSYDTFATWSAPKALPSISGTARHFTVIKETVSGGVSLAKNVTRSFQSANYTTRYWQEQSSLLNLPVVTGSSTSAEKQASTFTVVAGLADSGGYSFRDAAGNYLRHYGFRGRFDANDGTTTFAKDATFIARTGTAAGSIRFESYNYPGYYLRHYDYQLRVDPADGTDLFRQDSSFVPVTAWA; from the coding sequence GTGTCCACACGTCCCCCGACGCCGTCCCGCCGTACGCTGCTGCGCGCGATGGCCGTCCTGCCCGCCTCGGCCGTCCTGCTGGGCGAAGCACCCGGCCTGCTCGGCAGCGCGTTCGCCGCGGCCCCGCCGAGCGGTTCCGCCACCCGCTACACGATCGTGCCGTTCCTCAACAGCAACGACGGCACGGTCAACGTCTACCAGTCCGACGACGCCACCGACTTCCGGCTGGTGAAGTCCTCCGCCTACACGCCGCCGAGCAACCGCATTCGCGACGCGAGCGCCTTCAAGCACACCGACGGTTACTACTACATCACCTACACCACCCACACCTGGCAGGACGTCAGCACGACGATCGGCTTCGCGCGCAGCGCCGACCGGGTCAACTGGACGTTCCTGTACGACTACACGGTCCCGATCAGCAACCTCTCCCGCGCCTGGGCGCCGGAGTGGTTCGTCGACAGCGACGGCAGCGTCAACATCATCGTGTCCTGCTCGGTGACCAGCGACCAGTGGATCTTCACGCCGTACCTGCTGAAGGCGACGAACTCCTCGCTCACGGCGTGGAGTTCACCTGTCGCCCTGTCCGGCATAGGGCCGAACCACATCGACACGTTCATCGTGAAGATCGGCTCGACCTACCACGCCTTCACGAAGAACGAGACGACGAAGTACATCGAGTACGGCACCGCGTCGAACCTCACCGGCCCCTACACGATCACCAAGACCGGCAACTGGGCCGGCTGGGGCAGCTACCGCGAGGGCCCGGCACTGGTGCAGCTCGACAACGGCGGCTGGCGGCTCTTCTTCGACGGCTACGGCGACGGCAACTACTACTACAGCGACAGCTACGACACGTTCGCCACCTGGAGCGCCCCGAAGGCACTGCCGTCGATCTCGGGCACCGCACGCCACTTCACCGTCATCAAGGAGACGGTCTCCGGCGGCGTGAGCCTCGCGAAGAACGTGACCCGTTCCTTCCAGTCCGCCAACTACACCACCCGCTACTGGCAGGAGCAGTCCTCCCTCCTCAACCTCCCCGTGGTGACCGGCTCCAGCACGAGCGCGGAGAAGCAGGCGTCCACCTTCACGGTCGTGGCCGGCCTCGCCGACTCGGGCGGCTACTCGTTCCGTGACGCGGCCGGCAACTACCTGCGGCACTACGGCTTCCGGGGCCGCTTCGACGCGAACGACGGCACGACGACCTTCGCCAAGGACGCGACGTTCATCGCCAGAACGGGCACGGCAGCGGGCTCGATCCGCTTCGAGTCGTACAACTACCCCGGCTACTACCTGCGCCACTACGACTACCAACTCCGAGTGGACCCGGCGGACGGGACGGATCTGTTCCGGCAGGACAGTTCGTTCGTGCCGGTGACGGCCTGGGCCTGA
- a CDS encoding amidase — MTLDRAAGLAETAQALADGEVSSRALVEEALARIEASQGTLNAFRVVRTEAALAEAEAADRELAAGTQRPLLGVPVAVKDDMDVAGEPTAFGCQGAHPSVAADGEAVRRLRAAGAVIVGKTNTCELGQWPFTEGPAFGATRNPWSAGHTPGGSSGGSAAAVAAGLVPAALGSDGAGSVRIPASWTHLIGIKPQRGRISTWPRGESFQGITVNGTLARTVSDAALLLDAASGNHERDPHRPPAVDVSEAVGRDPGRLRIALSLKPPFTAVPARLQPEVRSRVVELAEKLAALGHTVEEADPPYGQIGLTFVPRATVGLSEWVAEAPFPSLLDRRTRDAARLGRLLGGAPLRAARRAEAVLHRRIGGFFTSYDVILAPTTAAPPPRIGSMLNLSGLATDRAMIAACPYAWPWNVLGWPGVNVPAGFVSGGLPVGAQLLGPANSEPLLVSLAAQLEADLRWHEIWPPEPAVAQTPAV; from the coding sequence ATGACCCTCGACCGTGCCGCAGGCCTGGCGGAGACCGCCCAAGCGCTGGCCGACGGAGAGGTGTCGTCCCGCGCGCTCGTCGAGGAGGCCCTCGCACGGATCGAGGCGTCGCAGGGCACCCTCAACGCCTTCCGGGTCGTGCGGACGGAGGCGGCGCTCGCCGAGGCCGAGGCGGCGGACCGCGAACTGGCCGCCGGAACACAACGGCCGCTGCTGGGCGTGCCCGTGGCCGTCAAGGACGACATGGACGTGGCGGGCGAGCCGACCGCGTTCGGCTGTCAGGGCGCGCACCCCTCGGTCGCCGCGGACGGCGAGGCGGTACGGCGGCTACGCGCGGCCGGAGCCGTCATCGTCGGCAAGACCAACACCTGCGAGCTCGGGCAGTGGCCCTTCACCGAGGGGCCGGCCTTCGGCGCGACCCGCAATCCGTGGAGCGCGGGGCACACGCCGGGCGGCTCGTCGGGGGGTTCGGCGGCCGCGGTGGCCGCCGGTCTGGTGCCCGCCGCGCTCGGCTCGGACGGCGCCGGATCGGTGCGGATCCCCGCCTCCTGGACCCATCTGATCGGCATCAAGCCGCAGCGCGGCCGCATCTCCACCTGGCCGCGCGGCGAGTCCTTCCAGGGAATCACGGTCAACGGAACGCTGGCACGCACGGTCTCGGACGCGGCCCTGCTGCTGGACGCGGCGAGCGGCAACCACGAGCGCGACCCGCACCGCCCGCCGGCCGTCGACGTCTCGGAGGCGGTGGGCCGCGATCCCGGCAGGCTGCGCATCGCGCTCTCCCTGAAGCCACCGTTCACCGCCGTCCCCGCACGGCTCCAGCCGGAGGTACGGTCCCGGGTCGTCGAACTCGCCGAGAAACTGGCCGCGTTGGGGCACACCGTCGAGGAGGCCGACCCGCCGTACGGGCAGATCGGACTGACCTTCGTGCCGCGGGCGACGGTCGGGCTCTCCGAATGGGTCGCGGAGGCGCCCTTCCCCTCGCTCCTCGACCGGCGCACCCGTGACGCCGCCCGCCTGGGGCGCCTCCTCGGCGGGGCCCCGCTGCGGGCGGCGCGGCGCGCGGAGGCGGTACTGCACCGTCGTATCGGCGGGTTCTTCACGTCGTACGACGTGATCCTCGCGCCGACCACGGCCGCTCCCCCACCGCGCATCGGCTCGATGCTGAACCTGAGCGGTCTGGCCACCGACCGCGCGATGATCGCGGCGTGCCCCTACGCCTGGCCGTGGAACGTCCTCGGCTGGCCGGGCGTCAACGTCCCGGCTGGTTTCGTCTCCGGCGGTCTGCCCGTCGGGGCGCAGCTCCTGGGTCCGGCGAACAGCGAGCCGCTGCTGGTGTCGCTCGCCGCGCAGCTGGAGGCGGACCTGCGCTGGCACGAGATCTGGCCGCCGGAGCCGGCCGTCGCGCAAACACCGGCCGTGTGA